CCAGCCTAAAATAGTAGAGTAGGCAAAGAAAATAATCCCGAATGTTACCACCCAACCGCCAACCCCTGGTAGCAAACGATCAAAAATATGTGTAGTTAACACTGCACCTGTTTCTGTACCAAAAGTATTTCCAGCAACCAGATAACCCATGACTAAAACAATACCTGTGATACTACATACAATAATAGTGTCGATAAATGTACCCGTCATGGATACTAGGCCTTGACGAACAGGGTGATCCGTTTTCGCTGCGGCGGCTGCAATTGGTGCAGAACCCATACCAGCTTCATTGGAGAATACACCACGTGCTACACCATAACGAATCACAGCACCAATGGCACCACCTGCAACTGCTTCACCTGTAAACGCATCTGTGAAAATTAACTTTAAAGCAGGTATGACTAATTCTAGATTACTGAAGATAATTGCTAAGCCACCCAGTACGTAACCAATTGCCATAATTGGGACAATAAAGGACGCTGCTTTAGCAATCGACTTAATTCCGCCTAAAATCACCAAGGCTGAAAAGACAGTAATGATAATTCCTGTAACCCAGGTTTGAACTCCCATGCTATTTTCGACTGCAAGTGCAACGGTGTTTGACTGTACTGAACTACCAATGCCAAAGGATGCAATTGTACCGAATAAAGCAAATAAAACAGCAAGCCATTTCCATTTTAGTCCACGTTCAATATAGTACATTGGGCCACCTGATTTTTGCCCATTCTCGTTGGTGACTCGATATTTAACTGCCAATACACCTTCACCATATTTGGTAGCCATTCCTACTAATGCAGTCATCCACATCCAAAAGACGGCACCTGGTCCACCGAGCACACATGCTGTGGCAACTCCAGCGATATTTCCTGTGCCAATAGTGGCAGAAAGAGCTGTCATTAAAGCACCAAACTGGGAAATATCGCCATCGCTACTTTTGGCTTTATCATGTCGTCCAAACACTTGTTTGAAGGCGAAGGGGAGGAGTCTAAATTGTAAAAACATTAAGCGCAGAGTGAGAAAAATCCCCGTACCGACCAACAAAACAAGCATGTAGGGTCCCCAGACCCAACCGCTAAGTGTTTCCATCGCTGATTGTAAGTTTTGCATATTCGCTTCTTCTTTTTCCTGATCTGTTATTTACATAGCAATTAAGCAAATGCTATGCCATCCCTGTATTTATGTGTTTTTGGATTGTTTATTAATTCAATTGAAAATTGGTCTAATCATCAAAATGGGTAAACAAATCCATATTGTTTTTTCCAATGATTTCTTTTTTGACATAGATTTATTTAACTTACAAGTCATTTTCTATGTTTAACAATCAATAAAAATAGTTGATTTTAATTATTGATTTTTATAAATATTAATAAAATTAAATAAAATCATGTGATTATTAGTGTGTAACTATTGATCTTTGAAATAAAAAGCTGCTGCGCAATGAATGAACAAACTTGATAATTTTTTTTTATTTTTTAGCAAAATTAAGCTAATTTGTGCAAATTAACACGAATGTTGAATTAAAAATGTCTAATGAAAATCAAAAGTCTTCTGTAGATTCAGGAGAATTGGCAAGAAGTTTATCGAATCGACATCTACAGTTAATTGCGATTGGTGGTGCGATTGGAACAGGACTGTTCATGGGGTCAGGCTCTACGATTAGTAAAGCTGGACCCTCGATATTAATTATTTATATGTTGATTGGTTTGATGGTGTTCTTCGTCATGCGTGCGCTTGGTGAATTATTATTGTCAAACTTAAAATATAAGTCATTTATTGATTTATCCACCGATTTAATTGGTCCTTGGGCAGGCTATTTTGTTGGATGGACCTATTGGCTATGTTGGGTCACGATTGGAATCGCAGATTTATCTGCCATTATTTACTATTTAGAGTTTTTTAATAATGGGGCATCCTTTACGCCATTAGGAGGGCTTTTAATTAGTACGGTTGCCATACTGTTTGTACTTGGTCTGAACTTGCTCACTGTACGACTGTTTGGTGAAATGGAGTTTTGGTTTGCCATGGTTAAAATTACAGCCATCATTGTGTTGATTGCTGTCGGTTTATGGATGGTCTTTACTGGGTTTACGAGCGAATCAGGTGCCGTGGCAAGTATCTCCAATCTTTGGTCACATGGGGGGATTTTCCCGAAAGGTTTAGATGGATTTTTGGCAGGTTTTCAAATCGCAATTTTTGCCTTTGTAGGTGTCGAATTGGTCGGTACAACGGCTGCTGAAACACAAGATCCTAAACGTAATTTACCTAAAGCAATTAATTCGATTCCAATCCGTATCATCATTTTCTATGTTTTAGCTTTGTTTGTCGTGATGTGTGTAACACCTTGGGATCAAATTAATCCGAAAGTGAGTCCATTTGTAAATATTTTCTCACAAGCGGGTATTGCATCTGCTGCGATTATCATGAACTTGGTAGTATTGTCATCGGTGATGTCATCCATGAACAGTGGTGTATTTTCAACCAGTCGTATGCTATTTGGTTTATCGACAGATCAACAAGCACCAAAATTATTTGGTAAATTGTCGAAATCTTCTGTGCCTGCAAAAGCATTGATTTTTTCATCGATCTGTATCTTTTTAGGTGCATTTGTTCAATATGTGTATAAGGTTCAAACAGGAACCAATGATGAAGTTACGGCGTTTACCTTAGCGACAACTTTATCAACCATTCTATTTATATGTGTATGGATTATTATTATGTGGAGTTATATTAACTACCGCAGAAATAAACCTGAACTACATGCACAATCTACATTTAAGCTGCCTGGCGGTGTGTTTACATGTGTGGTTGTGATTTTATTTTTCTTAGCAACCGTGTATTTCCTTGCTTTAGATGAAACGACATTAGAGGCTTTAAAAGTAAGTCCAATTTGGTTAATCATTTTAGCAATTGGTTATTTTGTATTTTATAAGAAAAAATAATCCTATTGAATGTTCTTTTAAAAACTGTCTGATGGAAACATGAGGCAGTTTTTTTATGCGACAAAGTTTGACGTTATAGTTGATTTGATCATAAAAAATGCTAGAAGCAAAATTTAGGCTGTATTAAGATATTATTTTTATTATAAAAATGGGGACAGGGATGGGGCATGACGAACAGTATTTACAACGACATTTACAAGAAATATTTCGGGTGCATGGACTTTCACATAATCATGAGATCAGAAATGGTCATGCTGCATGGCAACAGCTGATTCAAGACAAATATCAACAAGAACCTTGTCAATTATTAGCATTATGCATGGTTTATGTTGAAAGTTTACAGTCCGCTTTACCCATTTCTGAAACAAAAATTCACTATGTAGAACATGCGCAAAACATTGCCAATTTTTATCGAGATCATGTGGAGCAACGCACACGTATTCTAACTGTGTTGAATGAGTTGTTGCTATTAGGTGAGGCTTATTTTGCACAACCACGTCTGTTTAAAGATTATGTGGCTAAAGGCATGTTTGAGCTTAAAGAAATTTTAGAGCGGACACAGGCATTGTGGGATTTACAGCAACTGTATCACAATGGAGATTTTAAATTTTCAGCAGGATTACTACCGCTGTTAGACCGCTATATTGCGTTGTTAGACCCTTATCAGGCATTGAATTATGATGAGCGTGAACCTTTAATTCAAGATTTACAGTTAGAGATTGTGCAACAATATCCTGAAGATATTTTAAATTTATTTTTATTTGCGCTTAAAGAAGAAGAATATTTTCATTATTGGGTCAGTAAAAAATTGTTTTTTATTTTGATGGAACAAAAAAATAAGCGTTTAAATCGACCTGAAATTTTAGAAAAATTAGTACAAGAATTTGATCTAATTATTAAAAAAATGATTTATGCCAAACCATTTATTCTGCATTTGGCCTTTTCAATCGAAAAAATCGCCAAAGCGCAACAACTCAATCATGCCATTGTAGACGCGATGGTGCAGATTCAGTTTACCAAACACAGTACCCAATCTATAGCCATGCGCCGTTTGGAACAAATTCAACACAAAGTCAGTGACTTGGCAACAGCATTTACGCAACAAAACACACTCAGTTCTGCTCAATATGCAGATATAGAATATCAGTTACCGTTGTCTGCGGTGACGCCAAGTAGGACATTTTATAGTGCGATGCCTTTGGTTTGGGTAGATATTTTACAACAAGAATTTACAGCTTTTGATAGACCGAAAAAAGCAGATTGGCAGATATTTTGGCAGCATGTAGACAATGTGAGTGCGAAAAAGCCTAGCCAAAAATGGTTAAAAAAAGCTGAAGAAATTTTACAGTCATCCATTCAGGAGGCTTATGTACAGCGTGTGTCAGGATGGATGACGTTAATTGAGCAAAATTCACCGCGAAATATGCGTGTATTTGACAGTAAAAATGAAAATACGTTGAAAGGCGTGTTGTGGTTTTTATTGTTATTGCCTGTACAGCAAGAGGTGATTGCATTATTAAGTCGTGTTGTGCAGATTGGTTATCGTAAAATTGCCGGGATCGGTGCAAATAGCACCAATTTAGCAAATGCAGCCATCTATGTCTTATTGCAGCAGGGTGAAAGTGGTAGACAAGCGTTGCATGATTTATACGAACATTTATCTTATGACATTGCTAAAAATGCGATTCAAAAAGCATTGGACAGTGTTGGAGAACATACAGACTAATCTAGCAAATTTATTAATTTCACTTATGTTAAAAGCCGATGAGTAAATCATAGGCTTTTGCTTTTATCATCAGGGTGATCACGCTATACTGCCATAAAACATTGTATTGGGTACACTGATGTATGCTATTTCAAATAAAATCGCTTTGCTGTCAATTTTTCTATTGTTAACAGCATGTGGTCAATCAGGTGAATTACAATTACCAAATGACCCAAATTATGACAAACGTGCGCAATATTTGCTTTACCCAAATACAGACAGTCAAGCCACTTCTGCTGACAAAAAAGTAGTCGCAACTCTCGATGCACCTGCCGCATCACAAGTGACAACCAACTAAATTTTTAGCGTTCATTGAAAGGATACATTCATGAGTTTTTCCCGCATTAATGGGGTATTGCATGCAGAGCAATGTTCTTTAGATCAGCTTGCACAGCAATTTGGCACACCGCTTTATGTTTACTCTAAAGCAACTTTTGAAAAACATTATTTAGATATGGATAAAGCTTTTGAATTTATCGATCATCAAATTTGTTTTGCGGTGAAGTCAAACTCAAATCTTGCGGTATTGAATGTACTGGCAAAACTCGGTTCAGGTTTTGATATTGTGACAGGTGGAGAGCTTGCACGTGTGTTAGCCGCAGGTGGCGATGCTTCAAAAATTGTATTCTCTGGTTTAGGTAAACAAGAAGCAGATATTCAAAAAGCCTTAGAAGTGGGCATTGCTTGTTTTAATGTTGAATCTTATGCTGAACTTGATCGAATTCAAAAAGTTGCTGCTCAACTGGGTAAAAAAGCGCCAATTTCTTTACGTGTAAACCCAGATGTGGATGCGAAAACACATCCGTATATTTCAACAGGGTTAAAAGAAAATAAATTTGGTATTCCTTCAGATGTCGTTTTTGAAACGTACCAATATGCAGCTTCTTTACCAAATCTTGATGTTGTGGGCATCGACTGTCATATTGGTTCACAGTTGACTGAAACACAACCTTTTGTTGATGCACTTGATCGTGTGATTGCCATGATTGAACAGTTGAAAGCACTTGGCATCAATCTAAAACACATCGACATTGGTGGTGGTTTAGGTGTGACCTATAAAGATGAAACACCGCCTACAGTGACTGAATATGCCAATGCAATGCGTCCTGCTTTAGAGAAACTTGGCCTAAAAGTCTATATGGAACCGGGTCGTAGTATCTCTGCCAATGCGGGTGTACTATTAACCAAAGTTGATTTACTCAAACCAACCAATCATCGTAATTTTGCAATTATTGATGCAGCAATGAATGACTTAATTCGCCCATCTTTATATCAAGCATGGATGGACATTCAAGCGGTTACACCTCGTACCGATGTTGAAACAAAAACATGGGATCTTGTCGGTGCGATTTGTGAAACGGGTGATTTCTTAGGAAAAGAGCGCGATTTAGCATTACAAGAAAATGATATTTTGGCAGTGATGGGTGCAGGGGCTTACGGCTTTGTCATGAGCTCAAACTATAATAGCCGTGGACGTGCTGCGGAAATCATGGTTGATGGTGAGCAAGCACATGTGATTCGTCAGCGTGAAACGATTGAATCACTTTGGGAAAATGAACAGTTATTGCCTTAAGGAGTAAATGAAGATGATATTAGAATTTACTAAAATGCATGGCTTGGGCAATGACTTTATGGTGGTTGACCTGATCAGCCAACGTGCTTTTTTTGATACCGCGACAATTCGTCGTTTGGCTGACCGTCATTTTGGTGTGGGCTTTGATCAATTACTGATCGTTGAACCTCCTGATTTTCCAAATGTCGATTTTAAATATCGTATTTTCAATGCGGATGGTTCTGAAGTCGAACAGTGTGGTAATGGTGTACGTTGTTTTGCGCGTTTTGTACATGAGCGTCAACTGACCAATAAAACTAAATTTAAGGTACAAACCTGCGCAGGAATTGTAGAACCTGAAATTGGTGCAAATGGTTGGGTACGTGTCAATATGGGCTATCCGAAGTTTTTACCTGTTGAAATCCCATTTGTTGCTGAAGAAGCAGATGCTTTATATGACATCGACTTAGCTAATGAGCAAAAGTTGACGATTGATGTTGTCAACATGGGAAATCCACATGCAGTCACCGTGGTTTCAGATGTTTTAACGGCTGATGTCGAAAATATTGGTCGTCAAGTTGAGTCACATACGCGTTTCCCTCAACGTGTAAATGCAGGCTTTATGCAAATCATTGATGAAAAACATGCACGTTTACGTGTCTTTGAGCGTGGTGTGGGTGAAACCATGGCATGTGGCACAGGTGCTTGTGCTGCGGCAGTTTCGGGCATACGTCGTGGTTTATTGTCTAATCAAGTGGAAATTGAGCTTGCAGGCGGTACATTGCACATTGAATGGAAAGAAGGCGATGTGGTGTGGATGACAGGTCCAACGGCAAATGTTTATGAAGGTCGTTTGGATTTACGTTATTTTCAAAGTTGATTAAACGTTATTGTTAGCAAAGCAGATTTTAATACTGTGAAAAGCCCTGAAGTGATTTCGGGGCTTTTTTAAGGGCTGAGCTAAACCTAATTGATAAAATAATGAAAATCATGCAATGGCTGTTGAGGGACAGCACTAAATTTTGTAGATGAAAATTTTTGTAGATGAAGATCGCGACAATCGCAACACAGCGAGTCATCATCTTGATATACTTGATAAGAATTGACATTATTTTTGATGATTCTCAATGATGCTTTTCTTTATTTAATATTTCAAGGAAATGACAGTGATTGCTTCCTGCCGCAAACAGGTTTTCAATACTCCTGAGCATTTAACCACATGGCTGTATGCCGAAGGTTCACTCACACAACAACTGACTGACATCGCGAGTGGTGTATTTAAAGTTGAACCGACACATGAACATTTCCAACGTTTAACATGGATTGATAGTCAATGGATGCAGATGCCGTATCAACATACAGCATGGGTACGTGAAAGCCTTTTATATGGCTGTGATGCAGATGCATGGGTCAAAGCTAAAAGTATTTTCCCGATTTTAAGCTTGCAAAAACGTGCTCGTTTATTTCAGCATATTGGGCGACAACCTATAGGTCGATTTTTATTTCAGCGTACACATCCTGCTTGTGAGCGTCGTGTATTGCTTTTAGACGATGGTTGGACACGTCAAAGTTGTTATACTTGGCATGGCTGCAAATTTATTGTGCAAGAAACTTTTTTACCTGCTTTTAAGCAATTCCTTGAAAGTAAATCGTTGAAATAAGGTGTTGGATTTTCATGACAACTCTGCAACAGACCACATGGCGTGATCGCTTAGAAGCTTATTATTATTTGTGTCGGTTTGACAAACCAATTGGTACCGAATTGGTGTTTTGGCCGACCATGTGGGCGTTATGGATTGCAGCAGGAGGCATTCCTGATCTTGTGACATTAACTGCTATGGTATTAGGTACGATTTTTATGCGTGCAGCAGGTTGTGCAATTAATGATTTTGCAGATCGTAAGGTGGATGCGCATGTAGAGCGTACCAAAAACAGACCCTTAGCCACAGGAGTGATTTCAGCCAAAGAAGCGATTTGGGTTTTTATTGCCTTGGTGGCTGCAAGTGCGTGTACATTATTTTTCTTACCGATTGCGACTTTCTATTGTGCATTGGCAGCTTTGGTCTTGGCATTTATTTACCCATTTATGAAACGCTATACCCATTTACCACAAGTGGTTTTAGGCATGGCATTTTCATGGGGGATTCCAATGTCTTTTACCGCGATGGGTAAGCCTTTGGATTGGACATGTTGGTTGCTTTATTTTGGTAATTTGGCTTGGACAGTGGCTTATGATACACAATATGCCATCACTGACCGTGAATATGATTTGAAAATTGGTGTGAAGTCGACAGCCATTTTATTTGGCAAATATGACATTGAAATTATTTCCTTATTACAAGCAACAGCGGTGATTTTGATTGGTGCAAGTTTATATTTGGAAAATCTATTATTTCCTTATGGTTTAATTGCCTTGTTGGTGGTGGTTGCAGACTTTATTTATCAATGGACAAAGACCAATGATCGTGATCCGCAACGTTGTTTTTGGGCATTCCGACATAATCGTTGGGTTGGGCTGATTATCTTTGTAGGTATATTTATCGCTTTATATTTTAAAAATTAAAAATTTAAAGGTAAACGGTGAAAACATCGTATTTTCATGAAAAGTACCCTAGTAAGGTACTTTTTTTTATGCTTTATTAGTGAAGTGCTCATGAAGAGCAAAAAAACAACAATGAGGATATATTTATGCAACACGTACTTAAAAAATCACTGATTGCGTTGAGCTGTACTTCGGTTCTCTTTTTTGCGGGGTGTAATGATGATGACGATGACTTTAATTTTATCGTAGACTCAAAGACTAAAACATTTAAAGTTGATAACGATGTTGCCAATGTGGCAAATAAGCATGATATTTTTACATACACTATGCCAAGTGTGTTAAATAAAGATATTGATGCAACAACTTTAGTTTTTACACCGAAAGGTACAGCGCCAACAGGTGGGTGGCCTGTGGTGGTGTGGGCACATGGCACAACAGGGGCAGCTGATCAATGTGCTCCATCTGCAAATGAATTGGATGGTTTAGAAAAAGATTTGATCATGGCGCTACTGCAAAAAGGCTATGCAGTTGTTGCACCAGACTATGAAGGTTTAGGTAATAAGAAAGTTGCTCATCCTTATCTGAATTTACAAAGTGCTGCAAAATCAATTCTATTTGCTTTGGATCAAGCCAATAAACATTATGGTAATTTGTCTAAAAATTGGAGTGTCATTGGTTGGTCACAAGGTGGGCATGCTGCTTTAGCTGCGGCTGAATATAGTAAAGCGTTACCAAATTATAATTTTAAAGGCACAGTGGCGATTGCACCAGCATCCTATTTAGGTGAAACACTTGATTTGGGTATGCAAGTTGCAAATCAGTATGCACTTGCAGGTGACGCTGTACAAGCGACAAAAATTGGTGCAACTTTATATACCTATGCTGCAATTGTTAGCTCGGGAATCAAAGCGGGATCAACAACCTTTAAATATAATCAAGCTTTTATTGATGCAAAAGTACCTTTGGCAGAACAAGCGGAAAGTTTGTGTTCACCTGAGTTAGCCGTTAAATTTGGTGAGGATATTCAAAAAACTTTACAGTCGAATGGTGGTAACTTTAGTAAATATCAAGCATTACAAAAGGACTTTAAAACAGATCCAGATGTTGCAAATTATTTAGCAGATAATACGCCTGCTAAAGTGAAGCTTGAAAAGCCTGTGTATATTTATCAAGGTAAAGCGGATACCACAGTACCATATCTCATTACAGAACAATTGGTTGCAAATATGACGGCGAAAAAAACCGATGTTAAATTGCAGCTTTTAGAAGGAAAAACGCATAGTACAGCGGTATCTGACAATATTCCGTTATTGGCAAATACTGTAGATGCATTGATGAAACAATAATGTAGTTTCATAAAAATAAGGAGCATATAGCTCCTTATTTTTTCAGATTAAATATTCAATTATTTCTGCAAAGCTTTTAAATCTTCTAAAACAATTTCAGCATGTCCTGCTGCTTTGACTTTGCGATATTCTTTAACCAATTCGCCTTTATGGAAAATAAAAGTGGAGCGTTCGATGCCCATGACTTTTTTACCATACATATTTTTTTCTTTAATGACA
The DNA window shown above is from Acinetobacter piscicola and carries:
- the dapF gene encoding diaminopimelate epimerase, producing the protein MILEFTKMHGLGNDFMVVDLISQRAFFDTATIRRLADRHFGVGFDQLLIVEPPDFPNVDFKYRIFNADGSEVEQCGNGVRCFARFVHERQLTNKTKFKVQTCAGIVEPEIGANGWVRVNMGYPKFLPVEIPFVAEEADALYDIDLANEQKLTIDVVNMGNPHAVTVVSDVLTADVENIGRQVESHTRFPQRVNAGFMQIIDEKHARLRVFERGVGETMACGTGACAAAVSGIRRGLLSNQVEIELAGGTLHIEWKEGDVVWMTGPTANVYEGRLDLRYFQS
- a CDS encoding chorismate--pyruvate lyase family protein; translated protein: MTVIASCRKQVFNTPEHLTTWLYAEGSLTQQLTDIASGVFKVEPTHEHFQRLTWIDSQWMQMPYQHTAWVRESLLYGCDADAWVKAKSIFPILSLQKRARLFQHIGRQPIGRFLFQRTHPACERRVLLLDDGWTRQSCYTWHGCKFIVQETFLPAFKQFLESKSLK
- a CDS encoding alanine/glycine:cation symporter family protein — its product is MQNLQSAMETLSGWVWGPYMLVLLVGTGIFLTLRLMFLQFRLLPFAFKQVFGRHDKAKSSDGDISQFGALMTALSATIGTGNIAGVATACVLGGPGAVFWMWMTALVGMATKYGEGVLAVKYRVTNENGQKSGGPMYYIERGLKWKWLAVLFALFGTIASFGIGSSVQSNTVALAVENSMGVQTWVTGIIITVFSALVILGGIKSIAKAASFIVPIMAIGYVLGGLAIIFSNLELVIPALKLIFTDAFTGEAVAGGAIGAVIRYGVARGVFSNEAGMGSAPIAAAAAKTDHPVRQGLVSMTGTFIDTIIVCSITGIVLVMGYLVAGNTFGTETGAVLTTHIFDRLLPGVGGWVVTFGIIFFAYSTILGWCYYGEKCATYLLGEKFVLIYRLMYIATVFIGTVATLDLVWLFADTFNGLMAIPNLIALLLLSSVIVKETKDFLDKRKSGELY
- the ubiA gene encoding 4-hydroxybenzoate octaprenyltransferase; translation: MTTLQQTTWRDRLEAYYYLCRFDKPIGTELVFWPTMWALWIAAGGIPDLVTLTAMVLGTIFMRAAGCAINDFADRKVDAHVERTKNRPLATGVISAKEAIWVFIALVAASACTLFFLPIATFYCALAALVLAFIYPFMKRYTHLPQVVLGMAFSWGIPMSFTAMGKPLDWTCWLLYFGNLAWTVAYDTQYAITDREYDLKIGVKSTAILFGKYDIEIISLLQATAVILIGASLYLENLLFPYGLIALLVVVADFIYQWTKTNDRDPQRCFWAFRHNRWVGLIIFVGIFIALYFKN
- a CDS encoding alpha/beta hydrolase family protein, with amino-acid sequence MQHVLKKSLIALSCTSVLFFAGCNDDDDDFNFIVDSKTKTFKVDNDVANVANKHDIFTYTMPSVLNKDIDATTLVFTPKGTAPTGGWPVVVWAHGTTGAADQCAPSANELDGLEKDLIMALLQKGYAVVAPDYEGLGNKKVAHPYLNLQSAAKSILFALDQANKHYGNLSKNWSVIGWSQGGHAALAAAEYSKALPNYNFKGTVAIAPASYLGETLDLGMQVANQYALAGDAVQATKIGATLYTYAAIVSSGIKAGSTTFKYNQAFIDAKVPLAEQAESLCSPELAVKFGEDIQKTLQSNGGNFSKYQALQKDFKTDPDVANYLADNTPAKVKLEKPVYIYQGKADTTVPYLITEQLVANMTAKKTDVKLQLLEGKTHSTAVSDNIPLLANTVDALMKQ
- the lysA gene encoding diaminopimelate decarboxylase, producing the protein MSFSRINGVLHAEQCSLDQLAQQFGTPLYVYSKATFEKHYLDMDKAFEFIDHQICFAVKSNSNLAVLNVLAKLGSGFDIVTGGELARVLAAGGDASKIVFSGLGKQEADIQKALEVGIACFNVESYAELDRIQKVAAQLGKKAPISLRVNPDVDAKTHPYISTGLKENKFGIPSDVVFETYQYAASLPNLDVVGIDCHIGSQLTETQPFVDALDRVIAMIEQLKALGINLKHIDIGGGLGVTYKDETPPTVTEYANAMRPALEKLGLKVYMEPGRSISANAGVLLTKVDLLKPTNHRNFAIIDAAMNDLIRPSLYQAWMDIQAVTPRTDVETKTWDLVGAICETGDFLGKERDLALQENDILAVMGAGAYGFVMSSNYNSRGRAAEIMVDGEQAHVIRQRETIESLWENEQLLP
- the lptM gene encoding LPS translocon maturation chaperone LptM, with translation MYAISNKIALLSIFLLLTACGQSGELQLPNDPNYDKRAQYLLYPNTDSQATSADKKVVATLDAPAASQVTTN
- a CDS encoding amino acid permease; the encoded protein is MSNENQKSSVDSGELARSLSNRHLQLIAIGGAIGTGLFMGSGSTISKAGPSILIIYMLIGLMVFFVMRALGELLLSNLKYKSFIDLSTDLIGPWAGYFVGWTYWLCWVTIGIADLSAIIYYLEFFNNGASFTPLGGLLISTVAILFVLGLNLLTVRLFGEMEFWFAMVKITAIIVLIAVGLWMVFTGFTSESGAVASISNLWSHGGIFPKGLDGFLAGFQIAIFAFVGVELVGTTAAETQDPKRNLPKAINSIPIRIIIFYVLALFVVMCVTPWDQINPKVSPFVNIFSQAGIASAAIIMNLVVLSSVMSSMNSGVFSTSRMLFGLSTDQQAPKLFGKLSKSSVPAKALIFSSICIFLGAFVQYVYKVQTGTNDEVTAFTLATTLSTILFICVWIIIMWSYINYRRNKPELHAQSTFKLPGGVFTCVVVILFFLATVYFLALDETTLEALKVSPIWLIILAIGYFVFYKKK